Within the Medicago truncatula cultivar Jemalong A17 chromosome 4, MtrunA17r5.0-ANR, whole genome shotgun sequence genome, the region gtttgatttggtttggttggtaaaataaaaaccgcggaccaaaccaaaccatgaGATTGAGTAAAAAATTGATCCAAATACATCCAAACCAATTGCAGTTTTTTCCGATTTTGGTTTGGATTGATTTGATTTGCGATTTTTCTTTTGGGTTGGTTCAGTTTTCAACACCCCTAGTTTATATGAGAATTcttcaataataatatatgttgttgtaatattctaaaaattaaatatatattaatcataagctTTAATTTATCACTCTTTAAGaaaatactctttcaaaaaatgtgaaagatttctcaattttcctCTATATTTCTCGACCCCCAAAGTCTTTCCTTCCCTATCCCTCTAAACTCGCAAGCAAATctaaagaaaatgttaacaatgCAAAAAGGTTATTGACCAACGATGGTTGGTATTATGATTCATGGTAGAATTCATAGataagaaaaaattacatagaatagaattatattgattaattaatgaGATAATGATTAGCTACATAGAGAGATACAACATGGACTATATAACCAATGAGAACATCTAACTAGTCTATCTTAACTAATTAGTGTACATAATTATTGTAAAATCTAATAGTTGAGTTTAGCCGAAAAATATTATACTCTCACGTTATGGGActaagattttaatatctaagAATTGCATATAATCATCTATCTTTCTattaattttctcttctttcattttctgcggtctatcattttttttaataacaaaaactATTGAATAACAGAGAGAAATAcaaagagtatttaacccatcaAAATATATTGATCGATAACAAATTATTGAATAACAGAGAGAAATACAAAGAGTACTTAACCCATCAAAATATATTGTTCGATAAGTGTTCATGACATATTTCTCATTACAATCAAGTTGTATTTACATGTTTGAAATCCCACCATATACTTATCCTCTGAGATGGCGATATCAATTTGACATACTTTAACAACCGGTTGAAGAAGTTGACTAACGGGAATGTTACAAATATATGTTgaagtttataatttttattttttttagtatccatgtttatgttattgaaaattaatgtcaagtttattgttttttctgaattttatatataactTATAGTCTAATAATTTTTCATGCTCCACCAGATGAAAAGGGTTTGTTCGAAAGAACTTTATTTCAAGAAAGAAAATTGTACTACCATCTTGACAATTAATTGAAATCATTTCTTTTATCGGATAAAAAGTTTGTGATAACTCTCCTATAACACAAATaatttgtttgcttactttgtTATTTGTTGTGAGAGAGCTGAATTAGTGGTAACGTGgagtttttgttctttttttctttttttgagagagagagagagaggagagagagagagagagagagagagagagagagagagagagagagagagagagagagagagagaagagagaagagagtgaGTGTTTGTGACGAAAAAGTGAGAGTACGCTAAGTCGCATGTGAAGGAGACAGTGTCAGTGATCGACATTTTAAGTCTCACTCACCTTTTACCCaatgtatttttcttcttcgtttCTTGCTTTTGATGGTCATATAAAGGATGCAATCTTGATAAGCTAAAGTTTCCTGTAACGCAGAAGCAAAAGTCCTGATAATTGCATCATTagattcttcatcttcatcaattttAGAATCTGAAGCGGaagcatcatcatcttcatccctAGGGTATCTCTATGATACCATATTAGTAATCATGGAATCCAAAGGATAACTCTAGTTTACCTATCAATTAACTATAGTTGATTATTCATACTGTAATAGGTGAGTATTTTGTATGTTTTAGTTTATTGTAATGAATGGAGAAATGTTTATGAAAAAGTGCATAAAAAACCCTATAAGAAGCTCAAACTCaccttatatatataatgtCCATATTTAATATCGATCTGTCTCATTATAAATGTATTTTAATATTGCTAAACGcactttttcaaaataataagttGACTTCAATATGGTTTTGTTTGTAAGTTTGGAGAGGAAGGGAATGGAAGGTATGAAAGAATAAGTGGAAGAAATATAGGACATTGGGAGGAAAGAGGGGgctcatttttcttcaaaatataaaaccctCCCCATTTGATGGAACTAAAAAACTGTATTGGAGGACCGTTTGAGAGGGTTTATATTAGGGGTGTTCACTGTgcggtttggttcagttttgagTATAAAAGTCATTTGAACCGTAAGATAAAAAGACATGcagttgacttttaaaataaaattcgtaccaaaccaaaccaatgcggtttgggTTGGATCGGTTGGTGCGGTTTTTCTaagacaatacaattttttgtttttaacattaaaaatcaaattaaaaaggtAGAACACAACATATATCCAACAATGTTTTCAACggtattttaaatttcatcaaacattACGATGTTCCCAACAacataaaccaaattaaaaaggtGTGCAAAAAGTGATCCTATTCCATAAGAAATGCTAAAATTTTATCGCTCTCTAGAAGTTCAAGTAgaacataaatacatttttgagataaaaatcaaagaagaaacttaacaagtcaaaaaatatgtcatttcataaaagtttccattgagtttctatttgtatTGTTCTAGATGATATatgtttaattagtgtttttcttatgatgttgtttggtttggttggtaaaataaaaaacgcAAACCAAAGCAAACCATGTTGCTGAGTAAAAAAGTGATCCAAATACAACCGAACCAATTGCAGTTTTTTACGATTTCGGTTTGGATTGATTAGGTTTGCGGTTTTTCGATtgagttggttcggttttgaacacccctagttTATATGAgaattcttcaaaaataatatatgttgttgtaatattcttataattaaatatatattaatcataagcattaatttattactctttaagaaaatactctttcaaaaaatttgaaagatttctcaattttcctCTATATTTCTCGACTCCCAAAGTCTTTCCTTCCCTACCCCTCTAAACTCGCAAGCAAACctaaagaaaatgttaacaatgCAAAAAGGTTATTGACCAATGATGGTTGGTATTATGAATCATGGTAGAATTcatagataagaaaaaaatatatagaataaaattatattgatgaattaatgAGATAATGATTAACTACATAGAGAGATACAACATGGACTATATAACCCAATGAGAACAACTAACTAGTCTATCTTAACTAATTATTGTACATAATTATTGTAAAATCTAATAGTTGAGTTTAGCCGAAAAATGTTATACTTTGACGTTATTGGGCTAAGGTTTTAATATCTAAGGATTGCATATAATCATCTATCTTTCTattaattttctcttctttcattttgtgtggtctatcattttttttaataacaaaaattatcGAACAACGGAGAGAAATACAATGAGTACTTAAGCCATCAATGGCGCGCCAGGTCGGGTAATTCTTCTTTCTGGTCTTGTTTGTGGAGCACTCTCAGATTTATAGGGTGCCTACCTCCTTACATTGACATTCATGATCTTCTTTTGACGGTAAAAGATGTAATATCATCAAACAATCCTCATACAAATATCCTCTACAGCCAACTACCTACCTTTGCGGCTGACACCATCAATAGCATGCACTTCAAATTTAATGCTTCAGTGGATGATGTTTTCATTTGGTCCAACAACAAGAATGGCATCTACACCGCCAAAAGCGGATATTCTTGGCTGCTCTCTCTTTAGGATCCGGTAATTATTTCTAATCCTCCTTCTACTTGGTCTTGGGTTTGGAAGTTTTAGCTGCCggaaaaaatcaaatttcttttttagttgGCATGTCACAACTCGGTGCCTACCTTATCCATGCTCAACCATAGAAACATTGCTCCTTCCCCAGTTTGTTCTCGGCGAGGCCACCATGATGAAACTTTCCTCCATTGTGTGAAAGATTGTAACCATTCTAGAATCATGTGGCAACGCCTCGGTTTTAATCAGCCTGATTTTTTCACAAATTCTGTAACTCATAATTGGCTTAAGACCAATTTTGTGGGCCCTCTGACGTTCATTTTTGCAGCTACAATTTGGTGGGCGTGGAGGAATAGAAACATGATGTGTTTAGGCAACGAAAATTGGACTATAAATCATCTTTCCTCCAACATTCAAGGTATGGTTGACACTTTTAAGTCTTCTTAACCTTCGTCTTCTAAAATCACTATGGAAGATAAATTTGTCAAGTGGAATCATAACAACCATCCTAACGTCATTCTTAATGTTGATGGGAGTTGTCTTGGCTCCCCCACTAGAACTGGTTATGGAGGAATTCTTAGAAATGATGCAGGCTTTTACTTGTATGGGTTTTCCGGATATATCCATGATTCTTCTGTCATTCTTTATGCTGAGCTCTATGTCATCTATCAGGGCCTCTCGCTAGCCAACGAGAAGGGTATTGTTGATCTTTTTTGCTATTCTAATTCATTATTATGTATCAACATCATCACCGGCCCCCTCTTGAAGTTTCATGCTTATGCTGTTTTGATTCAAGACATAAAAGAGTTGATGGAGCAGACTCAAGCAACTATTAGCCACACCCTTAGGGAGAGAAACCAATGTGCGGATTTTATGGTCAAGCTTGGTGCCTCGTCTAACTATGAGTTCATGCATCATGATTTTCCACCTACGGAGCTCTTACCCCTCCTTTAGTCTGATGCTGATGGAACTTTTTATTTGAGACTATAgttctcttttttcttcatgttttttatCGTTTGTTTCCTTGCTCTTTAgcctttgtaaccaaaaaaaaacccATCAAAATATATTGATCGATAAGTGTCCATATTGACATATTTCTCATTACAATCAAGTTGTTTTTACGTGTTTCAAATCCCACCATATACTTATCCTCTGAGATTGCGATATCAATTTGACTTTCTTTTTGACAACCGGTTGAAGAAGTTGACTAACGGAAAT harbors:
- the LOC112420840 gene encoding uncharacterized protein produces the protein MEDKFVKWNHNNHPNVILNVDGSCLGSPTRTGYGGILRNDAGFYLYGFSGYIHDSSVILYAELYVIYQGLSLANEKGIVDLFCYSNSLLCINIITGPLLKFHAYAVLIQDIKELMEQTQATISHTLRERNQCADFMVKLGASSNYEFMHHDFPPTELLPLL